From Burkholderia sp. WP9, a single genomic window includes:
- a CDS encoding DUF2252 domain-containing protein, which produces MLDIAKTIASFNTGRDPERLAMKYKAMRTSPFVFLRGTCHLFYERLPRDKALDDAPPVWICGDMHLENFGSYKADNRLIYFDNNDFDEACLAPNLYELVRLLTSVLVGASDLKLSRAQALALCHTAVEAYGAALADGKSRWIEEETATGMVRDLFVALASRTRVAHLDRRTTLKGKTRALKVDGKKALAVSDTQRVAVTQFMQKFAATEPNPNFFRILDVARRIAGTGSLGVDRYVILVEGKGSPDGSYLIDLKEALPSSVTPHIKTPQPAWQTEAQRVVEIQRRNQAVSQAFLHAVEFNQRSYVLRSLQPSEDRVALSDWDGKLPRLEEVVKNMAQLSAWAHLRSGGRQKSSIADELIAFGNRQDWQVPLVNVAMQCEAQVAADWKAYCDAYDSGAFNLTAGH; this is translated from the coding sequence ATGCTCGATATCGCAAAGACCATCGCCAGCTTTAACACAGGTCGTGATCCCGAGCGGCTTGCGATGAAATACAAGGCGATGCGCACTTCACCGTTCGTGTTTTTGCGCGGCACGTGCCACCTCTTTTACGAACGCCTGCCGCGCGACAAGGCGCTCGACGACGCACCGCCGGTGTGGATCTGCGGCGACATGCATCTGGAAAATTTCGGCAGCTACAAGGCCGACAATCGTCTGATCTACTTCGACAACAACGATTTCGATGAAGCGTGTCTCGCGCCGAATCTCTACGAGCTGGTGCGGTTGCTGACGAGCGTGCTGGTCGGCGCGAGCGATCTGAAACTGAGCCGCGCGCAGGCGCTGGCGCTGTGCCACACCGCCGTGGAAGCGTACGGCGCGGCGCTCGCGGACGGCAAATCGCGCTGGATCGAAGAGGAAACCGCGACGGGGATGGTGCGCGATCTGTTCGTCGCGCTCGCCAGCCGTACGCGGGTTGCGCATCTGGACCGGCGCACCACGCTCAAAGGCAAAACCCGCGCGCTGAAAGTGGACGGCAAGAAAGCGCTGGCGGTGAGCGATACCCAGCGGGTCGCGGTTACGCAGTTCATGCAAAAATTCGCCGCGACCGAGCCCAATCCCAACTTCTTCCGCATTCTCGACGTCGCGCGGCGCATTGCCGGCACGGGGAGTCTCGGTGTGGATCGTTACGTGATCCTCGTCGAAGGAAAAGGCTCGCCGGACGGCAGTTATCTGATCGATCTGAAAGAGGCGCTGCCTTCTTCGGTCACGCCACACATCAAGACGCCGCAACCGGCCTGGCAGACGGAAGCGCAGCGGGTGGTGGAAATTCAACGGCGCAATCAGGCGGTCTCGCAGGCATTCCTGCATGCGGTTGAATTCAATCAGCGATCCTATGTGTTGCGTAGTCTTCAGCCTTCGGAAGACCGCGTGGCGTTGAGCGATTGGGACGGCAAGCTGCCGCGTCTCGAAGAGGTGGTGAAGAACATGGCCCAATTGAGCGCGTGGGCACATCTGCGCAGCGGCGGGCGTCAAAAGTCGTCGATCGCCGACGAGTTGATCGCGTTCGGCAATCGGCAGGATTGGCAGGTGCCGTTGGTGAACGTCGCGATGCAGTGCGAAGCGCAGGTGGCTGCGGATTGGAAAGCGTATTGCGACGCTTACGATAGTGGCGCGTTCAACCTGACTGCCGGGCACTGA
- a CDS encoding GH1 family beta-glucosidase, which translates to MANDASAVSDALSPHSQSPADPFTPPADSSLWRKNFLLGAATASYQIEGAVNEDGRLPSIWDTFSATPGKVLAGDTGAVACDHYHRWEADVDMLAGLGLEGYRLSIAWPRVMDAAGAPNRKGIEFYKRLLARLKEKGVTTFVTLYHWDLPQHLEDRGGWLNRDTAYRFADYADLMSRELAGSVDGWMTLNEPWCSAYLGYGNGHHAPGLADGRYATQAMHHLLLAHGLAVPVLSANDPASQKGIVANVGRGTANSGSAADQRAAHLFEVQHNAWILDPLLEGRYPRDLFELWPGTEPLVLDGDMQTIAAPLDFLGINYYFRTNVASDGAHGFREVPLQGVERTQMGWEVYPDGLRDLLTGFKATYANLPPIYITENGMASDDKVIDGHVEDTQRISFLKRHLAAVDQAIKAGVEIRGYFLWSLMDNFEWAFGYERRFGVVHVDYATQQRTIKRSAELVSKFLKERKARSE; encoded by the coding sequence GTGGCAAACGACGCTTCTGCTGTATCCGACGCTCTCTCCCCCCATTCCCAATCGCCAGCCGATCCTTTCACCCCGCCAGCGGACTCGTCGCTATGGCGCAAGAATTTTCTGCTGGGCGCGGCCACGGCTTCCTATCAGATCGAAGGCGCGGTGAACGAAGACGGCCGCCTGCCATCCATCTGGGACACGTTCTCGGCGACGCCCGGTAAGGTTCTCGCCGGCGACACCGGCGCCGTGGCCTGCGATCACTATCATCGCTGGGAAGCGGACGTGGACATGCTGGCCGGGCTCGGCCTCGAAGGCTACCGGCTCTCCATCGCCTGGCCGCGCGTGATGGACGCGGCCGGCGCGCCGAACCGCAAAGGCATCGAGTTCTATAAACGGCTCCTCGCGCGGCTCAAGGAGAAGGGCGTCACGACCTTCGTCACGCTGTATCACTGGGACTTGCCGCAGCATCTGGAAGATCGCGGCGGCTGGCTCAATCGCGATACCGCGTACCGTTTCGCCGACTACGCCGACCTGATGAGCCGCGAGCTGGCCGGTAGCGTGGACGGCTGGATGACGCTGAACGAACCCTGGTGCTCCGCGTACCTCGGCTACGGCAACGGCCACCACGCGCCGGGGCTCGCAGACGGACGCTATGCCACGCAGGCCATGCATCATCTGCTGCTCGCGCACGGTCTCGCGGTGCCGGTCTTGAGCGCCAACGATCCGGCTTCGCAAAAGGGCATCGTCGCCAATGTCGGACGCGGCACGGCCAACAGCGGGAGCGCGGCCGATCAGCGCGCGGCGCATCTGTTCGAGGTGCAGCACAACGCGTGGATTCTCGATCCGCTATTGGAGGGCCGCTACCCGCGGGATCTGTTCGAACTGTGGCCGGGCACCGAGCCGCTGGTGCTCGACGGCGATATGCAAACCATCGCCGCGCCGCTGGACTTCCTCGGCATCAACTATTATTTCCGCACCAATGTCGCGAGCGACGGCGCGCACGGTTTCAGGGAAGTGCCGCTCCAAGGCGTGGAGCGCACGCAGATGGGCTGGGAAGTGTATCCGGACGGCTTGCGCGATCTGCTGACCGGCTTCAAGGCCACATATGCGAACCTGCCGCCGATCTACATCACCGAAAACGGCATGGCTTCGGACGACAAGGTGATCGACGGCCACGTGGAGGATACCCAGCGCATCTCGTTCCTCAAGCGCCATCTCGCCGCGGTCGATCAGGCCATCAAGGCCGGCGTGGAGATTCGCGGCTATTTTCTCTGGTCGCTGATGGACAACTTCGAGTGGGCGTTCGGGTACGAGCGTCGCTTTGGTGTCGTGCATGTCGATTACGCTACCCAGCAACGCACGATCAAACGCAGTGCCGAACTGGTGTCGAAATTCCTGAAGGAGCGCAAAGCACGCAGCGAATAG
- a CDS encoding isocitrate/isopropylmalate family dehydrogenase — protein sequence MESTTSQQIPATLIPGDGIGPEVVDATTRILDALGAPFVWDVQHAGVAGVTHSGDPLPVATLDSVRRTRLALKGPLTTPVGEGFRSSNVRLREEFQLFANVRPVRTIVPGRYDNIDLVLVRENLGGFYVAHEYYVPVGNDPKAVAVATGVNTRDACTRITRFAFEYALKHGRKKITVVHKANILKALTGLFLEAARNVAREYAGRVEMNDMIVDACAMQLVMNPWQFDMLLCTNLFGDILSDQLAGLVGGLGMAPGANYGNDTAIFEAVHGSAPDIAGKGVANPISLLLASGLMLDHVGRGDLAQRLRAAITETLNTDHIRTRDLKGTASTSEFAGAVVRRIENA from the coding sequence ATGGAAAGTACGACGAGCCAACAAATTCCCGCAACGCTGATCCCCGGCGACGGAATCGGGCCGGAAGTGGTTGACGCCACCACTCGCATTCTTGACGCTTTAGGGGCCCCATTTGTTTGGGACGTGCAGCATGCCGGGGTCGCCGGGGTCACCCACAGCGGCGACCCGCTACCAGTCGCGACACTCGATAGTGTTCGCAGAACCAGGCTTGCCCTCAAAGGTCCACTGACGACTCCGGTCGGTGAGGGGTTCCGTTCTTCCAACGTTCGGCTTCGGGAAGAGTTTCAGCTTTTTGCCAATGTCAGGCCCGTGCGTACCATCGTGCCCGGTCGCTACGACAACATCGACCTCGTGCTCGTACGCGAGAACCTGGGTGGGTTCTATGTTGCGCACGAGTACTATGTGCCTGTCGGCAATGACCCGAAAGCGGTTGCGGTCGCGACAGGAGTCAACACACGCGATGCCTGCACGCGAATCACCCGATTCGCGTTTGAATATGCTTTGAAACACGGACGGAAAAAGATCACCGTTGTCCACAAGGCCAACATCCTGAAGGCACTCACGGGATTGTTCCTGGAAGCCGCGAGAAACGTCGCGCGGGAGTACGCAGGCCGTGTGGAAATGAATGACATGATCGTCGACGCGTGTGCCATGCAACTGGTGATGAACCCGTGGCAGTTCGATATGCTGCTGTGTACCAATCTGTTCGGGGATATTCTCTCGGACCAGTTAGCGGGTCTTGTTGGCGGACTCGGCATGGCTCCAGGCGCGAACTACGGCAATGACACTGCGATATTTGAAGCCGTGCACGGATCGGCGCCGGACATTGCCGGCAAGGGCGTGGCCAATCCCATATCTTTGCTCCTTGCGTCTGGCTTGATGCTTGACCATGTCGGCAGAGGTGATCTCGCCCAGCGATTGCGAGCTGCAATCACTGAAACCCTGAACACGGACCATATCCGCACGCGTGACCTGAAAGGGACTGCGTCGACGAGCGAGTTCGCTGGTGCAGTGGTTCGTCGGATCGAGAACGCCTAG
- the ftrA gene encoding transcriptional regulator FtrA, producing MHNHLVVALAYDRLCTFEFGCVTELFALERPELGVDWYRFAVCASEPGPIRAAGGITLAAPYTLKLLERADTIVIPGWRDADEVPPEPLLKKIRAAYARGARLCSICSGVFVLAAAGVLDGKTVTTHWRYAGKLQERYPSLHVQPDSLYVDEGQIITSAGSAAGLDMLLHLVRRDHGSAVANRVAQRLVVPPHREGGQAQFVPRPMPQDESGRLSKLMDWVRSHPALPHTLRSLAERAAMSPRTLQRQFHDATGMAPYEWLVRERVAIARELLEAQALLPMARIAELAGFGSEESLRRHFRRIALTSPAAYRKKFGARETA from the coding sequence ATGCACAATCATCTCGTCGTCGCCCTCGCTTACGACCGGCTCTGCACATTCGAATTCGGCTGCGTAACCGAGCTGTTCGCGCTCGAACGTCCCGAACTCGGCGTGGACTGGTATCGCTTCGCGGTCTGCGCGAGCGAGCCGGGCCCGATTCGCGCGGCAGGCGGGATCACCCTGGCCGCGCCCTACACGCTCAAGCTGCTTGAGCGCGCCGACACCATCGTGATTCCCGGCTGGCGCGATGCCGACGAAGTGCCGCCCGAACCGCTCCTGAAGAAAATTCGCGCCGCCTACGCGCGCGGCGCACGCCTCTGTTCGATCTGCTCGGGCGTGTTCGTCCTCGCGGCCGCGGGCGTGCTCGACGGCAAGACCGTCACGACCCATTGGCGCTATGCCGGCAAATTGCAGGAGCGCTACCCGTCATTGCATGTGCAGCCGGACTCTCTTTATGTCGACGAAGGGCAGATCATCACGTCGGCGGGCTCGGCGGCGGGGCTCGATATGCTGCTGCATCTGGTGAGGCGCGATCACGGCAGCGCGGTGGCGAACCGGGTTGCGCAGCGGCTGGTGGTGCCGCCGCATCGCGAGGGTGGCCAGGCGCAATTCGTGCCGCGCCCCATGCCGCAGGACGAAAGCGGGCGCCTGTCGAAGCTGATGGACTGGGTGCGCAGCCATCCCGCCTTGCCGCACACGTTGCGCTCGTTGGCCGAACGCGCGGCAATGAGTCCGCGCACATTGCAGCGTCAGTTTCACGACGCCACCGGCATGGCGCCTTATGAGTGGCTCGTGCGCGAGCGCGTGGCGATCGCGCGGGAACTGCTCGAAGCACAGGCGCTGCTGCCGATGGCGCGCATTGCGGAACTCGCGGGCTTCGGTTCCGAGGAATCGTTGCGGCGGCATTTCCGGCGTATTGCGCTGACGAGCCCGGCTGCGTATCGCAAGAAGTTCGGCGCGCGGGAAACGGCTTAA